In Hemiscyllium ocellatum isolate sHemOce1 chromosome 16, sHemOce1.pat.X.cur, whole genome shotgun sequence, one genomic interval encodes:
- the LOC132823503 gene encoding SLC35A4 upstream open reading frame protein: MADDKDTLGKLKDLAQLKGQLESIQRRVEEEVQMGLPNGGSLLASPFLKGFLAGYVVAKLRASAVLGVLVGTVTGIYAAQNYNIPNVENSIKDYLDSMKKGPK; encoded by the exons ATGGCGGATGATAAG GACACACTGGGGAAGCTAAAGGATCTTGCACAGTTGAAGGGTCAACTGGAAAGCATCCAGAGGAGGGTGGAAGAGGAGGTACAAATGGGATTGCCCAAT GGTGGCTCCCTGTTGGCCTCTCCATTCCTGAAGGGGTTCCTGGCGGGATACGTTGTGGCCAAGCTGCGAGCCTCTGCTGTCCTGGGTGTGCTGGTGGGAACAGTCACTGGGATTTATGCAGCCCAAAACTACAACATCCCCAATgtagaaaactcaatcaaggatTACCTGGACTCGATGAAGAAAGGACCAAAATAA
- the slc35a4 gene encoding probable UDP-sugar transporter protein SLC35A4, with protein sequence METLEDPGTFGLSPAKGRMRDQVGWGLVLLLSVLAYGSHAPLISLCKVGGRVPFSSSSVVVLVELVKLTVSSVLFLAHDHGSSASRDAISAWAALPFAVPASLYAVNNNLVVHMQHHMDPVTFQVLSNLKIAATAAFYSLLLRQWLSARKWLALCLLMAAGICHTGAMHGQAGEREPMTHDRMYITLQGAIAIAAYCSISGLSAVYTEWALKSQPLPLNLQNLFLYTFGVAVNLVVHTASSPSTSFFQGYSVWVAVIVGSQALNGLLMSVIMKYNNSMTRLFVISCSMLVNAVLSIFLFNLQLTPLFFVAVGLICLAIHLYYRVR encoded by the coding sequence atggaaaCTCTCGAAGATCCTGGTACTTTTGGTTTGTCTCCTGCGAAGGGCCGGATGAGGGATCAGGTCGGCTGGGGGCTTGTGCTGCTTCTCTCTGTGCTTGCCTATGGTTCGCATGCGCCTTTGATCAGCCTGTGCAAGGTGGGCGGGAGGGTGCCCTTCAGTTCCTCCTCTGTTGTTGTTCTGGTCGAGCTGGTGAAGCTCACCGTGTCTTCCGTGTTATTCCTAGCTCATGACCACGGTTCTTCCGCCAGCAGGGACGCCATCTCAGCATGGGCAGCCCTCCCGTTTGCTGTGCCCGCCTCCCTGTACGCAGTCAACAACAACCTGGTCGTCCACATGCAACATCATATGGACCCCGTGACCTTTCAGGTGCTGAGCAATCTGAAGATTGCAGCCACTGCTGCCTTCTACAGCCTGCTGCTCCGCCAGTGGCTGTCCGCGCGCAAATGGCTGGCGCTCTGTCTGCTGATGGCAGCTGGGATTTGCCACACTGGTGCCATGCATGgccaggcaggagagagagagccaatGACCCATGACCGCATGTACATCACTCTGCAGGGTGCGATCGCCATTGCTGCCTACTGCTCGATATCCGGCCTCTCTGCAGTGTACACGGAGTGGGCTCTGAAGTCCCAGCCGCTGCCCCTCAACCTCCAGAACTTGTTCCTGTACACATTTGGTGTTGCAGTCAACTTGGTGGTGCACACAGCCAGCTCCCCCTCCACCAGCTTCTTCCAGGGCTACTCGGTCTGGGTTGCTGTGATAGTTGGCAGCCAGGCTCTGAATGGCTTGCTGATGTCAGTCATCATGAAGTACAACAACAGCATGACCAGACTCTTTGTCATTTCCTGCTCCATGTTAGTTAATGcagtcctctccatctttttGTTTAACCTCCAGCTCACCCCATTGTTCTTTGTAGCAGTGGGGCTGATCTGCCTGGCTATTCACCTCTACTATCGAGTTAGGTAG